One segment of Polaribacter huanghezhanensis DNA contains the following:
- a CDS encoding TolC family protein, translated as MQNKVLLFFSLCFIGLGFSQEKTKGFSLKEAVYFAIKNNYNVKTAQNDVLAAKEKKWETTTIGLPKISAKVDYQNFLKQVTTLLPAEITGGTPGTFVPVTFGTKQNVNAAITLNQLIFDGSYIVGLQSAKTYLNISKQAKEKTELSVREAVINAYGNVLIAEKSIEILKRNLVTLEKTLSDTQKIYKNGLTEEEDVEQLQITLTTVKNQLNKTIRLRDIGYKMLNISMGNLIDEKIVLTDNLDSLILGSIDLSLLAKNFNVANHIDYKIAENNKEGNRLLVLLEKSKVLPSLSAFVNYGYAGNADSFDFFQSNQQWYNSSLLGVSLKIPIFSSFERRSKTRQAQFEYDNSDIQLFEMKEQLNLQSAAAKSDYKFSIEQYQSAKQNLELAQRIEKKQQVKFFEGVSTSFELSQAQNQLYTQQQNYVQSMLEVIAKKAALENALNIPLNK; from the coding sequence ATGCAAAATAAAGTATTATTATTTTTTAGTTTATGTTTTATAGGCTTAGGTTTCTCGCAAGAAAAAACGAAAGGATTTTCTTTAAAAGAAGCTGTATATTTTGCCATAAAAAACAACTACAATGTAAAAACAGCACAGAATGACGTGTTGGCGGCAAAAGAAAAAAAATGGGAAACCACTACAATTGGTTTGCCGAAAATTAGCGCAAAAGTAGATTACCAAAACTTTTTAAAACAAGTAACAACGCTATTACCAGCCGAAATAACTGGAGGAACTCCAGGGACATTTGTGCCTGTAACTTTTGGTACAAAGCAAAACGTAAATGCAGCAATTACCTTAAATCAATTAATTTTTGATGGCTCGTATATTGTTGGATTGCAATCTGCAAAAACCTATTTAAATATCTCTAAACAAGCAAAAGAGAAAACAGAATTAAGCGTTAGAGAAGCCGTAATTAATGCTTATGGAAATGTGTTAATTGCAGAAAAAAGCATCGAAATTTTGAAGAGAAATTTAGTGACATTAGAAAAAACACTTTCTGATACTCAAAAAATTTACAAAAACGGACTGACAGAAGAAGAAGATGTAGAGCAATTACAAATTACGTTAACTACGGTAAAAAATCAGTTAAATAAAACCATCAGATTAAGAGATATTGGCTATAAAATGCTAAATATTTCTATGGGAAATTTAATTGATGAAAAGATTGTATTAACAGATAATTTAGATTCTTTAATCTTAGGAAGTATCGATTTAAGCTTATTGGCTAAAAACTTTAATGTAGCAAATCATATCGATTATAAAATTGCAGAAAACAACAAGGAAGGAAATAGATTACTGGTGCTTTTAGAAAAATCAAAAGTATTACCCTCTTTAAGTGCATTTGTGAATTACGGGTATGCAGGAAATGCAGATTCTTTCGATTTTTTTCAAAGCAATCAGCAATGGTATAACTCATCATTACTTGGCGTTAGTTTAAAAATTCCAATTTTTAGTAGTTTTGAAAGAAGATCAAAAACAAGACAGGCTCAATTTGAATACGATAATTCAGACATTCAATTATTTGAAATGAAAGAGCAATTAAATTTACAATCTGCAGCAGCAAAAAGTGATTATAAGTTTAGTATTGAACAATATCAATCAGCAAAACAAAATTTAGAGTTGGCGCAAAGAATAGAGAAAAAACAACAAGTAAAATTCTTTGAAGGCGTTTCTACAAGTTTCGAATTGTCGCAAGCTCAAAATCAATTATACACACAACAACAAAATTATGTGCAATCTATGCTAGAAGTAATTGCTAAAAAAGCAGCATTAGAAAATGCATTAAACATTCCATTAAACAAGTAA
- the accB gene encoding acetyl-CoA carboxylase biotin carboxyl carrier protein, with the protein MDIKEIQNLIKFVAKSGASEVKLEMEDIKITIKTGSEKTETTIVQANPVGQMPMQATAPVITEATAQATPAASADENSNYVTIKSPIIGTFYRKPSPDKPNFAEVGDSIHSGDTVCVIEAMKLFNEIESEISGKIVKVLVDDSTPVEFDQPLFLVDPS; encoded by the coding sequence ATGGATATTAAAGAGATTCAAAATCTTATTAAATTTGTAGCAAAATCTGGTGCAAGTGAAGTAAAGTTAGAAATGGAAGATATAAAAATCACCATAAAAACTGGTTCTGAAAAAACAGAAACAACGATTGTGCAAGCGAATCCTGTTGGACAAATGCCAATGCAGGCTACTGCTCCAGTAATTACTGAAGCTACTGCGCAAGCTACACCCGCTGCAAGTGCAGATGAAAATTCTAATTATGTAACAATTAAGTCTCCAATTATCGGAACTTTTTACAGAAAACCCTCTCCAGACAAACCAAATTTTGCAGAAGTTGGAGATTCTATTCATTCTGGCGACACCGTTTGTGTAATTGAAGCCATGAAATTATTTAACGAAATTGAATCTGAAATTTCAGGAAAAATAGTTAAAGTATTAGTTGATGATTCTACGCCGGTAGAATTTGATCAACCATTATTTTTAGTAGATCCATCATAA
- a CDS encoding polyprenyl synthetase family protein: MDLSKFQQEFLAYKEAQNLTKEPKNLYEPIRYILSLGGKKIRPVLTLMAASLFSDEYKKALPAAYAVEMFHNFTLVHDDIMDDAPLRRGKETVHEKWDINTGILSGDAMLILAYQYFENYPPVIFQKLAKLFSKTAIEVCDGQQLDVDFETRNDVSIEEYIQMISLKTSVLIGAALKMGAIVCESTEKDADILYDFGLNLGIAFQLQDDYLDTYGNPETFGKQVGGDIIENKKTYLYLKALELASKEDAELLNKFYQSKLEDSDEKITLVKKVFDKYQVPTYMKAQIINYSKKAFALLDDINISDKAKTGLLAFGKALMTRNV, translated from the coding sequence TTGGATTTATCAAAATTTCAGCAAGAATTTCTAGCATATAAAGAAGCTCAGAACCTAACTAAAGAGCCAAAAAACCTCTACGAACCCATCCGTTATATTTTAAGTTTAGGCGGTAAAAAGATTCGTCCTGTTTTAACATTAATGGCGGCGAGTTTGTTTTCTGATGAGTATAAAAAAGCACTTCCTGCGGCTTATGCTGTAGAAATGTTTCATAATTTCACTTTAGTTCATGACGATATTATGGATGATGCTCCATTGCGAAGAGGAAAAGAAACTGTGCATGAAAAATGGGATATCAATACTGGAATATTATCTGGCGACGCGATGTTGATTTTAGCATATCAATATTTTGAAAATTATCCACCAGTCATTTTTCAAAAACTAGCGAAATTGTTTAGTAAAACGGCCATTGAAGTTTGTGACGGACAACAATTAGATGTCGATTTTGAAACTAGAAATGATGTTTCTATTGAAGAGTACATTCAAATGATTTCTTTAAAAACATCGGTTTTAATTGGTGCCGCTTTAAAAATGGGTGCAATTGTTTGTGAATCTACCGAAAAAGATGCCGATATTTTATATGATTTTGGATTGAACTTAGGGATCGCTTTTCAGTTACAAGATGATTATTTAGATACTTACGGAAATCCTGAAACTTTTGGAAAACAAGTTGGCGGAGATATTATTGAAAATAAAAAGACCTATTTGTATTTAAAAGCATTAGAATTAGCTTCAAAAGAAGATGCAGAATTGTTAAACAAATTCTATCAATCTAAATTAGAAGATAGTGATGAAAAAATAACATTGGTTAAAAAAGTGTTTGACAAATACCAAGTACCAACTTATATGAAGGCCCAAATAATCAACTATAGCAAAAAAGCTTTTGCTCTTTTAGATGATATAAATATATCTGATAAAGCAAAAACCGGATTGTTAGCCTTTGGAAAAGCATTAATGACGCGTAACGTGTAA
- a CDS encoding Lrp/AsnC ligand binding domain-containing protein — protein MSTKIKIDGIDKIIIKNLVKDARTPILTIAKEVGISGAAIHQRLKKLEASKLIVGSKMILNPKALGYSTTAFVGVFLDSASMYTSAIKKLEEIPEIVESHYTTGNYAIFIKILCKNNEDLMHLLNQDIQKIKGVARTETFISLDQQIDRQITI, from the coding sequence ATGTCAACAAAAATCAAAATTGATGGTATTGATAAAATCATTATCAAAAATTTAGTTAAAGATGCTCGTACACCCATTCTAACCATTGCAAAAGAAGTTGGTATTTCTGGGGCCGCAATCCATCAAAGATTAAAAAAACTTGAAGCATCTAAGCTGATAGTTGGTTCAAAAATGATCTTAAACCCAAAAGCGTTGGGCTACTCAACAACAGCCTTTGTGGGGGTGTTTTTAGATTCCGCCAGTATGTATACTTCAGCAATTAAAAAACTGGAGGAAATACCTGAAATAGTAGAAAGCCATTATACTACTGGTAATTACGCCATTTTTATTAAAATATTGTGTAAAAATAATGAGGATTTAATGCATTTATTAAATCAAGATATTCAAAAAATAAAGGGTGTTGCAAGAACAGAAACCTTTATTTCATTAGATCAACAAATAGATAGACAGATAACTATTTGA
- the accC gene encoding acetyl-CoA carboxylase biotin carboxylase subunit: protein MFKKVLIANRGEIALRVIRTCKEMGIKTVAVYSTADAESLHVKFADEAVCIGPPPSNESYLKMSNIIAAAEITNADAIHPGYGFLAENAKFSNLCAEHGIKFIGATGDMIDKMGDKASAKATMLAAGVPCIPGSKGIIKDFEECKKLALEFGIPVMLKATAGGGGKGMRAVWKEEDLQDAWDSARQEAKAAFGNDGMYLEKLIEEPRHIEIQIVGDSFGKACHLSERDCSVQRRHQKLTEETPSPFMTDELRLAMGDAAVKAAEYIKYEGAGTVEFLVDKHRNFYFMEMNTRIQVEHPITEQVIDFDLIREQILVAAGVPVSGKNYLPKMHSIECRINAEDPYNNFRPAPGKITTFHAPGGHGVRIDTHVYAGYSIPPNYDSMIAKLIVTAQTREEAINKMKRALDEFVIEGVKTTIPFHRQLMEHPDYLSGNYTTKFMEDFEMKP, encoded by the coding sequence ATGTTTAAAAAAGTATTAATAGCAAATAGAGGTGAAATTGCATTACGTGTAATTAGAACTTGTAAAGAGATGGGCATCAAAACTGTAGCGGTTTATTCTACTGCAGACGCAGAAAGTTTACATGTTAAATTTGCAGACGAAGCAGTTTGTATTGGCCCTCCACCAAGTAATGAATCTTACTTAAAAATGTCAAATATAATTGCAGCTGCAGAAATTACAAATGCAGATGCCATTCATCCTGGATATGGTTTTTTAGCTGAAAATGCTAAGTTTTCAAACTTATGCGCAGAACATGGAATTAAATTCATTGGCGCAACTGGTGATATGATTGATAAAATGGGAGATAAAGCCTCTGCAAAAGCAACCATGCTTGCAGCTGGTGTTCCATGTATTCCTGGATCAAAGGGAATCATAAAAGATTTTGAAGAGTGTAAAAAATTAGCGCTTGAGTTTGGTATTCCGGTAATGCTAAAAGCTACCGCTGGAGGTGGTGGAAAAGGAATGCGTGCTGTTTGGAAAGAAGAAGATTTACAAGATGCTTGGGATTCTGCAAGACAAGAAGCAAAAGCTGCTTTTGGAAATGACGGAATGTATTTAGAAAAATTAATTGAAGAGCCAAGACATATCGAAATCCAAATTGTTGGAGATTCGTTTGGTAAAGCGTGTCATTTATCAGAAAGAGATTGTTCTGTACAACGTCGTCATCAAAAATTAACTGAAGAAACTCCTTCTCCTTTTATGACGGATGAATTGCGTTTAGCAATGGGAGATGCTGCAGTAAAAGCTGCTGAATATATAAAATATGAAGGCGCTGGTACCGTTGAGTTTTTGGTTGATAAGCATCGTAATTTCTATTTTATGGAAATGAATACGCGGATTCAAGTAGAGCACCCAATCACAGAACAGGTTATTGATTTCGATTTAATTCGTGAACAAATTTTGGTTGCTGCTGGTGTTCCAGTTTCAGGTAAAAACTATTTACCAAAAATGCACTCAATTGAATGTAGAATAAATGCTGAAGATCCTTACAACAACTTTAGACCTGCGCCGGGTAAAATAACAACCTTTCATGCGCCAGGTGGGCACGGAGTTAGAATAGATACACATGTATATGCTGGATATTCTATTCCGCCAAACTACGATTCTATGATTGCCAAATTAATTGTAACTGCTCAAACTAGAGAAGAAGCAATTAACAAAATGAAAAGAGCCTTAGATGAGTTTGTAATTGAAGGTGTAAAAACAACCATTCCGTTTCACAGACAATTAATGGAACACCCTGATTATCTTTCGGGCAACTACACAACAAAATTTATGGAAGATTTTGAAATGAAACCATAA
- a CDS encoding YceD family protein → MKDLKQFNIQYVGLKEESHLFEYQIGKTFFDAYNFDEFFDANINVALTLEKKNTLLNLSFNAQGTINVLCDVSGEPFDQEIETELQLIVKFGEEFNDDNEEILILPYSEFQLNVAQYIYEMIVLSVPTKRVHPKVLDGSMESEALKKLEKLRVKEVKTTENVDPRWDKLKSLITEKKT, encoded by the coding sequence ATGAAAGACTTGAAACAATTTAATATCCAATACGTAGGATTAAAAGAAGAAAGTCATTTGTTTGAATATCAAATTGGAAAAACGTTCTTTGACGCTTATAATTTTGATGAATTTTTTGACGCTAACATAAATGTAGCTTTAACATTAGAGAAGAAAAACACCTTGTTAAACTTATCTTTTAATGCACAAGGCACAATTAATGTACTGTGTGATGTTAGTGGAGAACCTTTTGATCAAGAAATAGAAACTGAGTTACAGTTAATTGTAAAATTTGGAGAAGAATTCAATGATGATAATGAAGAAATATTAATTCTTCCGTATTCAGAATTTCAATTAAATGTTGCGCAATACATTTATGAAATGATTGTATTATCAGTGCCAACAAAAAGAGTTCATCCAAAAGTTTTAGATGGCTCAATGGAATCAGAAGCATTAAAGAAGTTAGAGAAATTAAGAGTAAAAGAAGTAAAAACTACAGAAAATGTAGACCCAAGATGGGATAAATTAAAAAGTTTAATAACAGAAAAAAAGACATAA
- the pdxA gene encoding 4-hydroxythreonine-4-phosphate dehydrogenase PdxA: MDKLEKIVIGISIGDLNGIGIEIILKTFEDKRMLDFCTPVIFGSTKSLSYHKKLLNSETQIHSITSIKQLVENKVNVLNVWKEEVTFEIGNATKISGEYAFKSLEAAVKHLKENTIDVLLTAPINKENIQSEYFKFPGHTEYLENELEGESLMILISDNLRVGLVTGHIPISKISETITPELIKKKVEIMHATLVKDFGINKPKIAILGLNPHCGDKGVIGKEDDEIIRPTINEIKESGKIVFGPYAADGFFGSNTYKQFDGVLAMYHDQGLAPFKALSFGNGVNYTAGLSKIRTSPDHGTAFEIAGKNEANHTSFKEALFTAIEIYRKRKEYNNLTVNVLELK; encoded by the coding sequence ATGGATAAATTAGAAAAAATAGTTATTGGAATATCAATTGGAGATTTAAATGGCATTGGAATTGAAATCATTTTAAAAACTTTTGAAGATAAAAGAATGCTAGATTTTTGTACTCCAGTAATTTTTGGATCAACAAAAAGTCTTTCATACCACAAAAAACTATTAAATTCTGAAACGCAAATACACAGCATTACATCTATAAAACAACTAGTTGAAAATAAAGTTAATGTATTAAATGTATGGAAAGAAGAAGTAACTTTTGAAATAGGAAATGCTACCAAGATTTCTGGTGAATATGCTTTTAAATCTTTAGAAGCTGCAGTAAAGCACTTAAAAGAGAACACAATTGATGTTTTATTAACTGCTCCTATCAACAAAGAAAACATTCAATCAGAATACTTTAAATTTCCGGGCCATACAGAGTATTTAGAAAATGAATTGGAAGGCGAAAGTTTAATGATTTTAATTTCTGATAATTTAAGAGTTGGCTTGGTTACAGGTCATATTCCTATTTCTAAAATTTCTGAAACAATTACTCCAGAATTGATAAAAAAGAAAGTAGAAATTATGCATGCTACTTTGGTAAAAGATTTTGGGATTAATAAGCCTAAGATTGCAATTCTTGGGTTAAATCCACATTGCGGAGATAAAGGTGTAATTGGCAAAGAAGATGATGAAATTATTAGACCAACCATTAACGAAATAAAAGAATCTGGTAAAATTGTTTTTGGCCCTTATGCTGCAGATGGTTTTTTCGGATCCAACACATACAAGCAGTTCGATGGCGTTTTAGCCATGTATCACGATCAAGGTTTAGCGCCTTTTAAAGCATTGTCTTTTGGCAACGGAGTAAATTACACGGCTGGTTTATCAAAAATAAGAACGTCGCCAGATCACGGAACAGCATTTGAAATCGCTGGAAAAAACGAAGCAAATCACACATCATTTAAAGAAGCTCTTTTTACAGCAATCGAAATTTACAGAAAAAGAAAAGAGTACAATAACTTAACTGTTAATGTGCTTGAATTGAAATAA
- a CDS encoding riboflavin synthase: MFTGIIESLGEVKQIVKEKDNLHITVKSSFTNELKVDQSVAHNGVCLTVVAIDNDEYTVTAIKETIDKTAIGGLVIGEKVNLERAMKLGDRLDGHIVQGHVDETGVCSTILEQNGSTVFTFKYNSKSNNLTIEKGSITINGVSLTVVNSKDYEFSVAIIPFTKEHTTFNQLKISDKVNLEFDVLGKYVVKLNRLKN, translated from the coding sequence ATGTTTACTGGAATTATTGAAAGTCTAGGAGAAGTAAAACAAATCGTCAAAGAAAAAGACAATTTACATATAACGGTTAAGAGTAGTTTTACAAATGAATTAAAAGTAGATCAAAGCGTTGCACACAACGGTGTTTGTTTAACAGTTGTTGCTATAGATAATGATGAATATACAGTAACCGCAATTAAAGAAACAATTGATAAAACTGCAATTGGAGGTCTAGTTATTGGTGAAAAAGTAAATTTAGAAAGAGCTATGAAACTTGGTGATCGATTAGATGGTCATATTGTGCAGGGTCATGTAGATGAAACTGGAGTTTGCTCAACTATTTTAGAACAAAATGGAAGCACCGTTTTTACTTTTAAATACAACTCAAAAAGCAATAACTTAACCATTGAAAAAGGATCAATAACTATAAACGGAGTTAGTTTAACGGTTGTAAACTCTAAAGATTATGAGTTTAGTGTTGCTATAATTCCTTTTACAAAAGAACACACAACTTTTAATCAATTAAAAATAAGTGATAAGGTAAACTTAGAATTTGATGTACTTGGAAAATATGTTGTGAAACTAAATAGGTTAAAAAACTAA
- a CDS encoding efflux RND transporter periplasmic adaptor subunit: protein MKNIYLILASTIVLASCGSKKEKSVEAVISKGNLEEIRVKKTEVELKQQLISDQLDSLNVAISKLDTIKKLPLVTTFITKTVEFNHYLELQGNVSTKQNILVYPEMPGILENVLVKEGTSVKKGDVLAKINDGGLSQQLAQAETQLQLAKTTFDRQERLWNQKIGSEMQYLQAKASYQSQTNVVKQLKDQLEKTVIVAPFDGVIDEVFKEKGSVVSPGPGSEIFRIINLSNMYIEAEVPESYIPFIKKGKSVEVYFPVLGETLHTKVRQVGNYINPNNRSFKVEIDVPNVGNHIKPNLTAKLKINDYTNKESFLIPQSIISENANGDQYVYVVENSNANNEGVAKRRIIKTGRTQGDIIEVVKGIKSNVQIIKEGARSVKEGQTVKVIKY, encoded by the coding sequence ATGAAAAATATATATTTAATCTTAGCAAGCACTATTGTTTTAGCATCGTGTGGTAGTAAAAAAGAAAAATCGGTAGAAGCTGTTATTTCTAAAGGAAACTTAGAAGAAATTAGAGTTAAGAAAACAGAAGTAGAGCTAAAACAGCAATTGATTTCAGATCAATTAGATTCTTTAAATGTTGCGATTTCTAAACTAGATACCATTAAAAAATTACCTTTAGTAACTACATTTATTACTAAAACTGTAGAATTTAATCACTATTTAGAATTGCAAGGAAATGTGAGTACAAAGCAAAATATTTTGGTGTATCCAGAAATGCCTGGAATTTTAGAAAACGTTTTAGTAAAAGAAGGAACTTCTGTTAAAAAAGGAGACGTTTTAGCGAAGATAAATGATGGCGGGTTAAGTCAACAATTAGCACAAGCAGAAACACAATTGCAATTAGCAAAAACAACGTTTGATAGACAAGAGCGTTTGTGGAATCAAAAAATTGGTTCTGAAATGCAGTATTTACAAGCAAAAGCTTCATATCAGTCGCAAACTAATGTGGTAAAACAATTAAAAGATCAATTAGAAAAAACAGTAATTGTTGCGCCTTTTGATGGAGTAATTGATGAAGTTTTTAAAGAAAAAGGAAGCGTTGTTTCTCCTGGGCCAGGATCAGAAATTTTTAGAATCATCAACCTTTCTAATATGTATATTGAAGCCGAAGTGCCAGAAAGTTATATTCCTTTTATTAAAAAAGGAAAATCGGTTGAAGTGTATTTTCCTGTTTTAGGAGAAACATTACACACCAAAGTTAGACAAGTGGGTAATTATATCAACCCAAATAACAGATCGTTTAAAGTAGAAATTGATGTTCCAAATGTAGGAAATCATATCAAACCAAATTTAACAGCCAAGTTAAAGATTAACGATTATACAAATAAAGAGTCTTTTTTAATTCCGCAAAGCATCATTTCAGAAAATGCAAACGGAGATCAATATGTATATGTTGTGGAAAATAGTAACGCAAATAATGAAGGAGTTGCAAAACGTCGAATAATTAAGACAGGAAGAACTCAGGGCGATATTATTGAAGTTGTTAAAGGAATTAAAAGCAACGTGCAAATTATTAAAGAAGGAGCAAGGAGTGTAAAAGAAGGACAAACAGTTAAGGTAATTAAATACTAA
- a CDS encoding TetR/AcrR family transcriptional regulator encodes MKDKILHKAAEMFLNLGFKSVTMDDIAHELGVSKKTIYTHFSNKTALIKEVTDAVFEIVCTGINVICSKENNPIDELFEIKQFSMEYLKNEKTSPQYQLQKYYPKIYATLKSKQFDIMQDCVVENLKRGVKLGFYRDTIDVDFISRIYFHGIIGLKDIELFPLTQFSMNNIMGFYLEYHLRGICTEKGIHKLNEVITNNQPEKNAK; translated from the coding sequence ATGAAGGATAAAATATTACATAAAGCGGCTGAAATGTTTTTAAATCTAGGGTTTAAGAGTGTTACGATGGATGATATTGCACATGAATTGGGTGTTTCTAAAAAAACAATTTATACTCATTTTAGCAATAAAACAGCGTTGATAAAAGAAGTAACCGACGCTGTTTTTGAAATTGTATGTACTGGAATTAATGTTATTTGTAGTAAAGAAAATAACCCGATAGATGAATTGTTTGAAATAAAACAGTTTTCTATGGAGTATTTAAAGAACGAAAAAACATCTCCACAATATCAATTACAAAAATACTATCCAAAAATTTACGCAACATTAAAAAGCAAACAATTTGATATAATGCAAGACTGTGTTGTAGAAAATTTAAAACGAGGTGTAAAATTAGGTTTTTATCGAGACACAATTGATGTTGATTTTATTTCAAGAATTTATTTTCATGGAATAATTGGACTAAAAGACATTGAGCTGTTTCCGTTAACGCAATTTTCTATGAATAATATAATGGGCTTCTATTTAGAATATCATTTAAGAGGAATTTGTACAGAAAAAGGAATTCATAAATTAAACGAAGTTATAACAAACAATCAACCTGAAAAAAATGCAAAATAA
- a CDS encoding beta-ketoacyl-ACP synthase III: MTKITAAITAVGKYVPDYILTNKELETMVDTNDEWITSRTGIKERRILKGEGKGTSYMAIKAAENLLKKSNKNPLDIDLVIVATATPDLPVASTAAFVATKIGATNAFSFDLQAACSSFLYGMSTASSYIESGRYKNVLLIGGDKMSSIIDYTDRATCIIFGDGAGAVLFEPNNEGLGLQDEYLRSDGNGREFLKIDAGGSLLPASEETLKNKQHTVHQEGRTVFKFAVSNMADVAEKMLTRNNLVKDDIQWLAPHQANNRIIEATANRVGLESDKVMVNIHKYGNTTSGTLPLLLADYEKQLKKGDNIIFAAFGGGFTWGAIYLKWAYNS; encoded by the coding sequence ATGACAAAAATAACTGCAGCGATTACAGCAGTAGGAAAATATGTTCCTGACTATATTCTAACCAATAAAGAGTTAGAAACAATGGTAGATACCAACGATGAATGGATAACATCAAGAACTGGTATTAAAGAAAGAAGAATACTAAAAGGAGAAGGAAAAGGAACCTCTTATATGGCTATTAAAGCCGCAGAAAACCTACTAAAAAAATCCAATAAAAATCCTTTAGACATAGATTTGGTTATTGTAGCAACAGCTACTCCAGATTTACCAGTAGCATCAACAGCTGCTTTTGTAGCAACAAAAATTGGCGCAACGAATGCCTTTTCTTTTGATTTGCAAGCCGCTTGTTCAAGTTTTTTATATGGTATGTCTACCGCTTCTAGCTATATAGAATCTGGTCGATATAAAAATGTTTTGCTTATTGGTGGTGATAAAATGTCTTCAATTATAGATTATACAGACAGAGCAACATGTATCATTTTTGGTGATGGTGCCGGAGCTGTTTTATTTGAACCAAATAACGAAGGACTTGGTTTGCAAGATGAATATCTTAGAAGCGATGGAAATGGTAGAGAATTTTTAAAAATTGATGCAGGTGGCTCACTATTACCAGCATCAGAAGAAACTTTAAAAAACAAACAACACACGGTACATCAAGAAGGAAGAACTGTGTTTAAATTTGCAGTTTCTAACATGGCAGATGTTGCAGAAAAAATGTTGACTAGAAATAATTTAGTAAAAGACGACATTCAGTGGCTAGCACCGCATCAAGCAAACAATAGAATTATTGAAGCTACTGCAAATAGAGTTGGCTTAGAAAGTGATAAAGTAATGGTGAATATTCATAAATACGGAAACACAACTTCTGGAACTCTACCATTATTACTAGCCGATTACGAAAAGCAATTAAAAAAAGGAGATAATATAATTTTTGCCGCATTTGGTGGTGGTTTCACATGGGGAGCTATCTACTTAAAATGGGCTTATAACTCATAA
- the rpmF gene encoding 50S ribosomal protein L32: MAHPKRKISKTRRDKRRTHYKASVPQIAVDSTTGESHLYHRAHWHEGKLYYRGQVVLESAAAEA; encoded by the coding sequence ATGGCACATCCAAAGAGAAAAATATCGAAAACTAGAAGAGATAAGAGAAGAACTCATTACAAAGCTAGCGTTCCTCAAATTGCCGTAGATTCTACAACTGGTGAGTCTCATTTATATCACAGAGCACATTGGCACGAAGGTAAATTATACTACAGAGGTCAAGTTGTATTAGAATCTGCAGCTGCAGAAGCATAA
- a CDS encoding PID-CTERM protein-sorting domain-containing protein: MKNQIKILLFVAVLCTAFTYGQAAPPPVPPPPPPGLPIDGGVLFLFISGIILGVKKLKKN; the protein is encoded by the coding sequence GTGAAGAACCAAATTAAAATATTGCTTTTTGTCGCTGTCCTTTGTACAGCATTCACATATGGACAGGCGGCTCCACCTCCAGTCCCACCACCACCACCACCTGGATTACCAATTGACGGAGGTGTTTTATTTTTATTTATTTCTGGAATAATTTTAGGTGTTAAAAAACTAAAGAAGAATTAG